One region of Pogona vitticeps strain Pit_001003342236 chromosome 1, PviZW2.1, whole genome shotgun sequence genomic DNA includes:
- the PTP4A1 gene encoding protein tyrosine phosphatase type IVA 1 isoform X2: MARMNRPAPVEITYKNMRFLITHNPTNATLNKFIEELKKYGVTTVVRVCEATYDTAPVEKEGIQVLDWPFDDGAPPSIQIVDDWLNLLKVKFREEPGCCIAVHCVAGLGRAPVLVALALIECGMKYEDAVQFIRHAVEPLTASSFSIWRNIVPKCVCVLKIQTVTVTTVVFSKNQAAYIAALEVED, from the exons ATGGCCCGAATGAACCGCCCAGCTCCTGTGGAAATCACTTATAAGAATATGCGTTTCCTTATCACTCATAATCCAACCAATGCAACCTTAAATAAGTTCATAGAG GAACTTAAGAAGTATGGAGTTACTACAGTAGTTAGAGTCTGTGAAGCCACTTACGACACTGCTCCAGTAGAAAAAGAAGGTATTCAAGTTTTG GACTGGCCCTTTGATGATGGAGCCCCACCATCTATCCAGATTGTTGATGATTGGTTAAACCTCTTGAAAGTTAAATTCCGTGAAGAGCCTGGCTGCTGTATTGCTGTACATTGTGTTGCTGGTCTTGGAAG agcACCGGTTTTAGTTGCTCTTGCACTCATTGAATGTGGAATGAAGTATGAGGATGCAGTACAGTTCATAAGAC ACGCCGTGGAGCCTTTAACAGCAAGCAGCTTCTCTATTTGGAGAAATATCGTCCCAAAATGCGTCTGCGTTTTAAAGATTCAAACGGTCACCGTAACAACTGTTGTATTCAGTAAAAACCAAGCTGCCTATATTGCTGCTTTGGAAGTAGAAGACTAA
- the PTP4A1 gene encoding protein tyrosine phosphatase type IVA 1 isoform X1 has translation MARMNRPAPVEITYKNMRFLITHNPTNATLNKFIEELKKYGVTTVVRVCEATYDTAPVEKEGIQVLDWPFDDGAPPSIQIVDDWLNLLKVKFREEPGCCIAVHCVAGLGRAPVLVALALIECGMKYEDAVQFIRQKRRGAFNSKQLLYLEKYRPKMRLRFKDSNGHRNNCCIQ, from the exons ATGGCCCGAATGAACCGCCCAGCTCCTGTGGAAATCACTTATAAGAATATGCGTTTCCTTATCACTCATAATCCAACCAATGCAACCTTAAATAAGTTCATAGAG GAACTTAAGAAGTATGGAGTTACTACAGTAGTTAGAGTCTGTGAAGCCACTTACGACACTGCTCCAGTAGAAAAAGAAGGTATTCAAGTTTTG GACTGGCCCTTTGATGATGGAGCCCCACCATCTATCCAGATTGTTGATGATTGGTTAAACCTCTTGAAAGTTAAATTCCGTGAAGAGCCTGGCTGCTGTATTGCTGTACATTGTGTTGCTGGTCTTGGAAG agcACCGGTTTTAGTTGCTCTTGCACTCATTGAATGTGGAATGAAGTATGAGGATGCAGTACAGTTCATAAGACA GAAACGCCGTGGAGCCTTTAACAGCAAGCAGCTTCTCTATTTGGAGAAATATCGTCCCAAAATGCGTCTGCGTTTTAAAGATTCAAACGGTCACCGTAACAACTGTTGTATTCAGTAA
- the LOC140707330 gene encoding uncharacterized protein LOC140707330: MIRLQSSMSNHIPQFCGVLGHTFMEFLKGSGDYCQAQHGLYADK; the protein is encoded by the exons ATGATCAGGCTACAGTCTTCAATGAGTAACCATATTCCT cAGTTCTGTGGTGTTCTTGGTCACACATTTATGGAGTTTTTGAAGGGCAGTGGGGACTACTGCCAGGCACAGCACGGCCTCTATGCAGACAAGTGA